The sequence ATAAAATCATCGGACTACGGATGCATGATCGCCACGGCGGAAGATGTGGGCGCGTTCGTACGCACTTTGAACACGGGCACCTTGCTCAGTGAAAAAGAACAGGAACTGTATTCGGAGCTCTACGCGTACGACCACACGGGCTTGGTTCCGGGTTATATGAGCAGAGCCAAGTACTACGAAGATCTGGATGCCGTGGTGATTCAGTTCGTGAATACGACCAATTTCGACGGCTACGAGTGGAACCTAGGGAGTCTGTTGAATCGACGCATCGTCAAGATCTTGAGAAACCGATAGCCACAGCACCGTGAAAAAGATCCTTACGACCGACCGATTGCACCTCATCGAATTCAATACCGAAGACGCCCCCTTCGTATACGAACTCATGAATACCCCAGGGTGGCTCAAATTCATCGGATACCGGGGTATTGACGAAGTACTGGATGCGGAGAACTTTATAAAGGAAAAGTTCTTAACGAGTTACAGA comes from Flavobacteriales bacterium and encodes:
- a CDS encoding GNAT family N-acetyltransferase; this encodes MKKILTTDRLHLIEFNTEDAPFVYELMNTPGWLKFIGYRGIDEVLDAENFIKEKFLTSYRDWGYGLWKMEVTKSGQAIGMMGFVKRDTLPHPDIGFALLPEFEGKGGHVHFVGSV